The DNA region tattataaggTTTTCCTTTTCGTGCTACATATTTTGTAGgaagtgaaaaaaaaataattatgttattattagtacatgtttaattttacaaaataatagttttacatttttaaaatacaaatgaaatcaaaaaaattcgTAAGCGCTTTACCATGTGGTAATGCAcattggaaaaaaataaacgaatagtaaacaaataaatagatgataaataaaaaatgtgcaataaaaattgtattacaTACTACTGCCTCATAAAAAGCTATTAAGCTTGGGcctatttatattaaaattatcaaaaatgaaaacattTCCAAACTTCAAAaggttaaaaaaaaaacaaataaataacaagcatatgcttatttaatacgtaaaaaaaatgtatgtaCGTGTACATGCCCGTGTTTATTGTATATCATTCTTTGCATCCATTGTGCATGTAGAAATATAACAAGAAACACATGCGCACTATATATTCGTATATCCATTATTTGTGATAGGACTAGGGACAATTATCTGGCGAAAAAACATCACCACtagatattattttgttgtaCAGTTGCGCTGAAGTTGGTCTAGATTTATAATCTAGcgataacatttttttacacaaaTTAGCTACATTTggatgtttttttattaacaagtCAGGTAAAATTCTTTCCCTGGCATTACATAATATTTGTGTTCTTTCCATATTTGTTTCTGTTTTGACAAATAAAtcaattataattaaaccTAAAGAGAAAATATCTACCGATTtggtatatttatttccttcTAATTGTTCAGGTGCTGAATAAAGTTTTGTCCCTATTCCTAATGTGTGATTAATtgattcttttttattttttaaattgctTGAAAAACCGCTAGCTACGCTCTTATTGCACCCCTCCATTTGCTCCGCTATTTGTTCAGCTGATTTTTCTTGTATATCATCATGGTGTAGTccttttctatatatacgCATCCATTTTGCGCCAAAGTTTTTATTGGAAGCCGAGCAAAATTTACTTTTGATTGTTTctatatttctatattttttttttttattactacGGCAATTTTGAAAAGATTTAGACAAGAGATACCTCTCTATTTCTAATCGACAATAAGCATTCCGTTTAACAACTATTGCACTACTTATAGAGCTGTTTGTACTACGTCTTTGTATAGGGtgtttcttttcttttcttttttttttcttttggcTAGCTATTTTATTCCTGCCCATTTTTGCTCCgacatcatttttttttttttttttttttgcaccACAAACATTACCATTTTGTTCCCCACtttttttactaattttttttctcgtTTCTACTGCTTTATCCTCATCAGTGAAATAGCGTCTTGTCTTCGTGCAGCTAAAAAGAACATTCATGGAAATATTCAGTTTTTCAGATTTATTCGGTTTGGTTACGTAATTTTTTACAGTGCTACATTTTCTCATTTTAGTCCTATCATTGTGCCCTCTATTTTGCGAAAAGGATAAACCACAACGTATGTTTTCATGGttagttatttttttttcatctaaAATAGCTTTTCTTATATGAATGGTGTTGCTGCTACTTTTAAATTTGGTTGTTTTCCTCCTATTTTTACAAAgtatatttaattcatcTATTGTGCTCCACCACTGAAATGTTCTTTTGCAACCATGAAGGTTTCTATTTTTGCTTTGAACGCCACATTTTTTCGATTTCGATATACAACTTTCATTACAATCACTGTTAGTACTATGGACGTCATTTATTTGCCCATTTTCCAACCCAAATCCTGAGCCACAGTTTgaaaatagttttttttgGGTGCAAACAAAATTGTTGTCAcagtttttatttattatcaaatcCGTTTGTATCTCCTCTTCTTTCgctgtatttattttttgatcaTCTAAATAATCATATGAAGCTAAACCAAAATCCCCTATCTTAACgatatcattatttgagataaatatatttgaaggTTTTAAATCTCGatgcataatattattattatgtatataatttagacccataattatcatatttataatttcaatgtttcttttaatattaatatgtgtTCTCCTATTGATGTAATTTTCGATTGTGTCTTTGCAATATTCCATtcgtatatataaattaaatttatattttttattttttataaaattttgtttatttttttcgttatCTATATTTGATAATGGAATGTTGTCACTATATTGACATATTTTTGTGtccgtttttttataaccctcttcctttttatccttgtttttacaaaacatattttgCTTATCGTcatttattgtatttattgTACCTTTTCGTTTTCTTTGTCTTTGTTCATACCAACTAATACGCCGTTTTTTTGACGGTTTGACTTCCTCTGTATTTAAATTGGCACAGTTTATGGATGAATGTTTTTTACACCTCtgattatcattttcacaACTTTTAAAACTACATTTATTTGGTACAGTTAAGAATCTATTATGtgaatatatttccatCATATCATTGGCCAAATTATTGGGCaatttgttatttattttatgcatattggaaataaaatatcttgtaaccatataaatttgatgaGATAAATAAgggttatataaaatagacttattatttttaaatcgaTATAGATTGCTTCCTTCTcttttatgaaatatattcataagtaagagaaaaaaatcaaaatatatattataagtatgtaaaaaattatcacatcttatgataaaatttggttttaaaaaattgtcccattttaaaatacataataatgatggctgtttaaaattgttgATACTTTTCCTaaattctatttttattatttttttttttttttcaaaatttttttccttaGAAAAATTTCCTAATTCTTTAAATTGCAATTGATAAActgaattataattattgcaTATGTTGTGTTCCTGTCTACAACTGTAAAACGAGTTACTATTCATttctgtttttattttgtcatAGTTCCCATTTCCTCTTCTCAATCCATTCCAATCCCActtattaacatttttatcaatgcAATTCGAAGCATATTTATCAATGTCGCAAGTATAATACTTATACACTTGCtggtgtatatatttatacaggcaataaaatatattatcttcATTATCATGGACAACTGCTTCATAGTAAGGATTCGTTTGTGGTTTTGAATTTACATTGTTTTTCTccaatttatataaattataagcatttttaatattattttcatggctttttttattaattattaaaaattgtctTTTCGTAtctctttctttttttccacTACAATTTTTCTTCTTATAATTACTTggcatttttaaaatactacattttttgttatatgaatttgtaaaattatcTTCTAAATCTGTTCGAAGTGTACCCATTTCTATgatatcatttatatttatatttttttctttaaccATTTTATGGTCATTGCTTTGTTTCACTTCCTCTCCCCCCTCAACACAATACATGCCAACtgttttttgatatattatctCATTCGAATTGATTTGTTTTCTACCTTTTTCAAACTGAGTATTCATATTATCACTATATATTCTTGTTAAATAGGTGGTTAAtacatattcattattcCCTCCTTTCAATGTTTTAAGTAGGACTACATTTATGTCTtcgtttctttttttatatctctCACTTTTACACAATACactatcaaaatatattcttttcttgtcatttattttgttgtatttaaaatagaaagttttattaatttgacatatttttcggattattatttttttcttattttgtATCAAATTTtctgcattttttttaaaactatatttatattccaGAGATTCTAAAGATATATGTTGAACAcgttttttcattttggtAATTTTACCCatctttttcctttttgttttgttgCATCCTTTAACTAATTTGTTTGTTCCACATGTTTTCATCATACTATCGCATCGATCATGTAAGCAACGAAAATCCTCTTCCAACTTACATGCGTTATCTTGATATAGTATATGCCCATTCCTCATGTCAagcaaatttttatatatctcTTTATGCCTATGGGATAACAATGTTCCCTTTCGTTCATTAATtagataataaatataagacAAATCGTTTTCATCCCAATTTTTATGACtacattcatattttttttgaatagacaaattattatatacatcaTTAGAATTGCTTATTTGATAATTATTAGACATAATAGGATTCGATTTACCAGTGCCTGCAACAAAGCGATTTGCATTATTCacacttttaaaaaataattttttgttattttttttgtttttttttttatgtttgaaaaatttaagttttttgtttatatgaTTCCTCTTTGTATTTAGTTCATTTTTGTTAGCCAAATCGACGGTACTACATGCATTACTGTTAGTggcattttcaaaaataattttaaagtCGTCATTTTCACTTGAATAGacaatattatcaaaaaatttttcaagttcttttttctttattttttcacttttatattttttaatagtatTTACATTGCTTTTCAATAATTTCCCTccctttttttctttccaatagtttgaattatatatacttttatgctttttcgttttttttttacacaagttactttttttattcataacaTTTCCAACTTTCAAAAAGTTCTGTTTAACAAACATTTTACTTGTATATAATGGAACAATATCTTTGTTGTGatcatcttttattttgtcaAAATTAGTGTAAAATTGTTTCACTGCATTTTGATTATTGTATGGCCAAAAGTGCCCATATATGAAGTTTCTGTTGTTGTCACCAATGTgtgcattatttttataaaaatattctaaataattgtaaaaatatattctataatctcttattatattaatatctcgcactatttttgtatcctttattttgatctgcccattttttttctttattacaCTCCCAAATactaatatataacattgtCCATTTtgcttatataaaattgtttcaatatgaatatttgataattttttgaacaaaacttttttaatattataaataaaatgtgtttcttttatcttttttttattccttttatttttatttcgactttttttttttattaaaatttctttttttaccCTCTTGTGATTTTTTCTCAATTCCCAATTTTTCCATTTGCtcgatttatttttaccagttaaaattatagaagaattaattttcttttttctgtTTCTATGGTTCTCATAAAAAAGCCAGGAATAATATGATCTATCTCTGATTTGCATTTTGGGGTCTTCATACTTTCCAAATGGTAACATCATTCGACAATAAGGCTCATGAAGTAATcttatttttctatttttaatgtgAAGAAAATTATCAAGACAATACATTTTCATAAAGTTcatcaaaatattaaaatatgtatctCTTGAAATGGATAAAcgatttattatatttccttCTCTTATTACAATGCTGTTTCCACACATGCATTTACATATCCTAGTATTatcactattttttataatcctttctaattttttgtaaaataataatatattttgataggaatcattataatttggGAATAAGCTATTCGTAATTTCACTATCTTCTAAAGAccttatattaaaaagagtatcaaaataatccgcttgaataataaaacaatatataaacaatattgcatatttcgtacatatatcataattttttttattattttcaaagtataaatgatatataatgtagttcataaaatatagactgatcatgttattaaaaatgttgttGTAACTATTTTTCGCTACACTCTTCGTTGCAATAGCACTAGAAATACgggtataattttttatcataactTTAATGAGAAATATATCAATTCTTGCTAGCACATGAACAACACtgacaaaataattaatcatctttaaaacaaaaataatccaatgataattttcttCTCTATTTATGCTCAAAACATTTCTTATAAATATCGTCTTAACAATAGTTGTCCAATTCATTATTACGTACCAGTTTCCCCAATAAAcataacataattttttatttaattttccaaaaaattttgaaagaatttttatgcatttatctttatcatcgtaaaataaatttataagaGACAACCACGCATATACTATATCACCAATTCCTTCTATATCAAATTGcttcaataaaaatacaaaaatcaTATTTGTCTCTATTCTATGTAACATCAAAATTGCTttcttataaatttttaataattttctataaatCCTATATTGAAAAGGACTAACAAACTTATACTTACACCTTTCTATATCTAAAAGaagcataataatataatgataaaaaattatgttccCCAAAAAAGTTACTTTTGGGATATGCCTCTTAAtgtagtatttttttttactttgaCGATTTTGACAAATTTGTCTTTTCTTGCTAATTATcttgttttcatttatttctcCCCTACCccaaatacaaaaattgaGAAAACAAATGGTATTGTAAATATGATCTTTTTCATTGTCATTTTTCAgtccatatatatagctaTGCTCGTTAcattgtaatatattttcatttttcatttctgcATTTTCATAAGTTAGTTTATATGAATTGGGGGACGTGGATAATTGCTCATGCTGTTCTCTTATTCGGTCCgctaatttatttttatttttttgattataaatttgaattttaAATGAAGCGATAGCTTTCTCGAGATCATTGTAATTAACTTTGGCATGTGTTATGgctattttgtttttttcaagtTTCGCTTCTCCTTTAAACTTGTTCATTTGTGTCTTTATGTGGCTACAAAATTTGCTGAATAGCATATGCTTTTTTGAGTTTACATGCTTATTTAGGCAATGtcttaaaatttgtttattattatagtaCTTTCTCCATAACATGTATTGTTTTGGCCTTTTATGTGTTAAACTTTTACAAACAAATGCAGGTATAGGTTTTTcgtaatatatgtttattgcTTTATTAAGGCAATTATCTCTtatgatatttttcaattgtttttcttttttttcttttacccatatattcttcttttttattatttttcgatttaaattaatttttctatgTTCTTTGTATATGCCTTTCCCCTCATGCATAATACCATTTTTAAAGTTAACCCAAAATTTATAGGCACCAAAATTATcacaatttattttaaatataaacttttccaaagtatttttatttctatatatttctagtttattcattttggtcatattagatatatattctgATAATTCCCAATTTTCATTAGGAGGAATACGCATATCAAGTGTTACATTTCTTAATTCATTTGATGAAAATCGCGGCAGTTCGGTTAAACTATATTCCAATTCTAATAGTATAGTGCTTAAATTAGTATTATcctttataatattattactaaaatatttaaacagATTAAATAAACAGTCTTTCTTTTCTTGtccatttttttccaaataaCTCcagtataaataatgtagaATATTCCCTAaactattattaaaaaaaattaataatttattttttttgttatttaaaCATGAACAGTCATCATATATAGCCAAAATATAGCGtccaaataaaaagtttttaaaaatttttattaattgttcaggtaataaaatttcaatatattttttttcatttttgcacacacacattttattgaaaaatttcCACAAGCACATTatactatatttatttaactcAATTTGGggattaaaaatataattgtatttttcctttttaaaattttttagtaatattaaattgCTCCAATtatccttttttaatacgGTGGTCTCATTACTGGTTATGCTTGAAATATTTAGAGTATTTTCTGGACAGCttaaatgttttaatttttttttattatgatcAGACAAGGTAATAAGTCTTctcttttttgttttcgtATTTTGTTCTTTCCTTTTTTCTCTTCGTTGTTGTCGTCTTTTTTCACGTCGTTTGTCTCTCCTTTGTTCTCTTCGTTGCTCTCTTTGTTGTTCTTTCCTTGTTCCTCGTCTTTTCCTTTTCGATTTTGACAAGGTTTGAGCAACTTCTAGCCAAAAGTCGTTCATACTGACAATATTGGgatgattttttaattttcttaAGCATTCTATTTCtcttaaatttaataatacctttttttcataattcgATTCATTGgctgaaaattttattttttttaatgcatAGAATTTATtgctctttttttttttaatcttaTAAACACATGAAAAACCGCCTGCAGCTATTAagtacataaatataaattcatcttttatttttccatttatattattaatcaCTCCAGTGGAATTCCCATTATTAATACCTTTTTTCGGATCCACCATCTTCAGCATGTTGTTATCTATAGTACATATTTAATCCTATAGCTTCCCCATGTACACATTAATTTGGTGTATACCTATTTTGTCagaataaatatgtgtGTATACAATTTGTTCGTATATTTTGATGGCAATAATCCACATTAATAAATAGCGATAATGAGAAAAAAGGATCACGCTAAGTTCTATCCAATACAACTAATAAAACTAGCCAATCATAAATATAGGCAAAATCCGTATGTGGAAAGGTTGTATGGTGTTTGAAAAAGAACAtcaaaaattcaaaaaaaaaaaaatagataaataaatgaaataatattttccattCCTCTAggattatttgtttatgttaaatataataataaaataaaaataaaataataaaattcttTAAGTCTAATTCACATTTTGATTTCTAAGGGGCATAGATGACTTCTCTATTTTGCTATTCTTTGGGGGGTTTCTTTTTTCACAAGatcgttttttattttacactTTGTTTTCTAATATATGCAACATCATGTTGGTATGTGCATATGctaatacaaaaatttgCGTCTTTtgcttatatataaataatgcataatatttgttattcaaaataaagttaaaaaaaataattatgttgACACAAAGGGTAATATGCTTAATAATACATTGTTAGcctttaattaaaaaatggaaagtgcttcctttttttctaattaaAGGGATGAGAAATGCATAAGTAtgcatgtatataatacacTAAGTTACACATTCATTGATAGATCAGTTCAATGATAagacataaaataaaatttgcgtatttttccaaaaaaaaaaaggcaGTAAAATTTCAACACTtcaagaatatatatacaaataaaattataaaaaaaattaagtatatatgtttaaattacattgatataaaaaaaaaattcgcATACAATAGCAATTTTTTACGAATTGGCTTTCTATATGTATGTTTCCATATATGGGTGGGGGGAATTAGTTGATTGACATTTCTCTTATCAATTTgttattatacattttatattattacataaaaatggtataaaaaataaagaaaatacaaataaacaaaaaaacagaGAACCAATTCATCCTACATAGATTGAATCGCGTCTTTAAAGgtaaaatacataaatgcatgcatatataatgtatgTTAGCATTtgtgtatttattatgattCCCTTTTTTCGTAGTTCGTTATACAGAATATTTAGGATAAGCACATagtatacataaaaaaataaacttaaGTCCGCGTaagtataaattaaaaaaaaaatttaattatattaattggaaaaataattccaaaaaatagaaaaacgATAGTTTGCACATACTTCCATACTATGATATACACATGTGTACTATTTTATAAGTCGATTTTAACAATTATGCAAACTAAAGGGTATAGGTCTTTGTATGGATATGTCGAGTTAGcatagttaaaaaaataaaataattaaaaaataaaacataattataacacaatatattttaagacAAAAAACGCCATGAACATTCtcctatatttttttatgaaaggAATTCAAGTGTGtggctttttttttatatcattggcatatatataaatatatatttttttttaataaacttatgatgatttaaataatatttacatttttaattacaaaattttaagataactaaaaaaaacaccAAATTGTTGTGTTTATGAGTGTACAcacacatacatatatttacatgaAATGGATAAgcatgcaaaaaaaatatatatatgtgcatatttttctttatacattcttatgcatatttaataaatgtatatcttaattttcaaattatttaaaatttataaagttCATTCAAAGTAAGAAGAAGgtctttttttctttgatTATCAAACGacatgaatataaaaagttttcaaaaaaaaaaatatcagcCAAAGCGGATATTAAATtgtacatatgtatataaacaaataaggaacataaaaatatgaaatatacatatgacacaaaatatagaaagGCATTAATAACCCATGTAgacaaaaaattttgaaaatgaaaaggtTTACCAACTGTATAAggcaattttattttgaaaaagaaatactATCATGGtgtttataaaatggttataataaataaaataaaaagctaAGAATTTctcttttataaaattcaaatGCTTAATCTATGTGTGCATATGTTAAGAGtgaatttcttttttgggAATTGCATATTTGTTATGGTACAAAAATaagttattaaaataattgagaataaataaatgtttatgcgtaaatttattttattgcatATTCAAAATGTGTCAATGAATATATGCAACATTATAAaggtataaaaattaaaataacgTATTTAAAAACGTTTTAAAAGGATTAAGATTGTTGCCctattcattttcattttcccAACACGTCGGTCATAAGTCGTGCATGCTACTGTCTACACTAGCGCACgcttgtaaaatatatatgtgcatacttatttatttatttcgcTTGCCCGTTTGCCATTCGATTTATTACAtaaccatatatatatcaaaaaaggTAATAAGCAAAATAGGAAAGCT from Plasmodium chabaudi chabaudi strain AS genome assembly, chromosome: 2 includes:
- a CDS encoding eukaryotic translation initiation factor 2-alpha kinase 2, putative codes for the protein MLKMVDPKKGINNGNSTGVINNINGKIKDEFIFMYLIAAGGFSCVYKIKKKKSNKFYALKKIKFSANESNYEKKVLLNLREIECLRKLKNHPNIVSMNDFWLEVAQTLSKSKRKRRGTRKEQQREQRREQRRDKRREKRRQQRREKRKEQNTKTKKRRLITLSDHNKKKLKHLSCPENTLNISSITSNETTVLKKDNWSNLILLKNFKKEKYNYIFNPQIELNKYSIMCLWKFFNKMCVCKNEKKYIEILLPEQLIKIFKNFLFGRYILAIYDDCSCLNNKKNKLLIFFNNSLGNILHYLYWSYLEKNGQEKKDCLFNLFKYFSNNIIKDNTNLSTILLELEYSLTELPRFSSNELRNVTLDMRIPPNENWELSEYISNMTKMNKLEIYRNKNTLEKFIFKINCDNFGAYKFWVNFKNGIMHEGKGIYKEHRKINLNRKIIKKKNIWVKEKKEKQLKNIIRDNCLNKAINIYYEKPIPAFVCKSLTHKRPKQYMLWRKYYNNKQILRHCLNKHVNSKKHMLFSKFCSHIKTQMNKFKGEAKLEKNKIAITHAKVNYNDLEKAIASFKIQIYNQKNKNKLADRIREQHEQLSTSPNSYKLTYENAEMKNENILQCNEHSYIYGLKNDNEKDHIYNTICFLNFCIWGRGEINENKIISKKRQICQNRQSKKKYYIKRHIPKVTFLGNIIFYHYIIMLLLDIERCKYKFVSPFQYRIYRKLLKIYKKAILMLHRIETNMIFVFLLKQFDIEGIGDIVYAWLSLINLFYDDKDKCIKILSKFFGKLNKKLCYVYWGNWYVIMNWTTIVKTIFIRNVLSINREENYHWIIFVLKMINYFVSVVHVLARIDIFLIKVMIKNYTRISSAIATKSVAKNSYNNIFNNMISLYFMNYIIYHLYFENNKKNYDICTKYAILFIYCFIIQADYFDTLFNIRSLEDSEITNSLFPNYNDSYQNILLFYKKLERIIKNSDNTRICKCMCGNSIVIREGNIINRLSISRDTYFNILMNFMKMYCLDNFLHIKNRKIRLLHEPYCRMMLPFGKYEDPKMQIRDRSYYSWLFYENHRNRKKKINSSIILTGKNKSSKWKNWELRKNHKRVKKEILIKKKSRNKNKRNKKKIKETHFIYNIKKVLFKKLSNIHIETILYKQNGQCYILVFGSVIKKKNGQIKIKDTKIVRDINIIRDYRIYFYNYLEYFYKNNAHIGDNNRNFIYGHFWPYNNQNAVKQFYTNFDKIKDDHNKDIVPLYTSKMFVKQNFLKVGNVMNKKSNLCKKKTKKHKSIYNSNYWKEKKGGKLLKSNVNTIKKYKSEKIKKKELEKFFDNIVYSSENDDFKIIFENATNSNACSTVDLANKNELNTKRNHINKKLKFFKHKKKNKKNNKKLFFKSVNNANRFVAGTGKSNPIMSNNYQISNSNDVYNNLSIQKKYECSHKNWDENDLSYIYYLINERKGTLLSHRHKEIYKNLLDMRNGHILYQDNACKLEEDFRCLHDRCDSMMKTCGTNKLVKGCNKTKRKKMGKITKMKKRVQHISLESLEYKYSFKKNAENLIQNKKKIIIRKICQINKTFYFKYNKINDKKRIYFDSVLCKSERYKKRNEDINVVLLKTLKGGNNEYVLTTYLTRIYSDNMNTQFEKGRKQINSNEIIYQKTVGMYCVEGGEEVKQSNDHKMVKEKNININDIIEMGTLRTDLEDNFTNSYNKKCSILKMPSNYKKKNCSGKKERDTKRQFLIINKKSHENNIKNAYNLYKLEKNNVNSKPQTNPYYEAVVHDNEDNIFYCLYKYIHQQVYKYYTCDIDKYASNCIDKNVNKWDWNGLRRGNGNYDKIKTEMNSNSFYSCRQEHNICNNYNSVYQLQFKELGNFSKEKNFEKKKKIIKIEFRKSINNFKQPSLLCILKWDNFLKPNFIIRCDNFLHTYNIYFDFFLLLMNIFHKREGSNLYRFKNNKSILYNPYLSHQIYMVTRYFISNMHKINNKLPNNLANDMMEIYSHNRFLTVPNKCSFKSCENDNQRCKKHSSINCANLNTEEVKPSKKRRISWYEQRQRKRKGTINTINDDKQNMFCKNKDKKEEGYKKTDTKICQYSDNIPLSNIDNEKNKQNFIKNKKYKFNLYIRMEYCKDTIENYINRRTHINIKRNIEIINMIIMGLNYIHNNNIMHRDLKPSNIFISNNDIVKIGDFGLASYDYLDDQKINTAKEEEIQTDLIINKNCDNNFVCTQKKLFSNCGSGFGLENGQINDVHSTNSDCNESCISKSKKCGVQSKNRNLHGCKRTFQWWSTIDELNILCKNRRKTTKFKSSSNTIHIRKAILDEKKITNHENIRCGLSFSQNRGHNDRTKMRKCSTVKNYVTKPNKSEKLNISMNVLFSCTKTRRYFTDEDKAVETRKKISKKSGEQNGNVCGAKKKKKKNDVGAKMGRNKIASQKKKKRKEKKHPIQRRSTNSSISSAIVVKRNAYCRLEIERYLLSKSFQNCRSNKKKKYRNIETIKSKFCSASNKNFGAKWMRIYRKGLHHDDIQEKSAEQIAEQMEGCNKSVASGFSSNLKNKKESINHTLGIGTKLYSAPEQLEGNKYTKSVDIFSLGLIIIDLFVKTETNMERTQILCNARERILPDLLIKKHPNVANLCKKMLSLDYKSRPTSAQLYNKIISSGDVFSPDNCP